The Quercus robur chromosome 7, dhQueRobu3.1, whole genome shotgun sequence genome has a segment encoding these proteins:
- the LOC126691308 gene encoding uncharacterized protein LOC126691308 has product MSVSRYLAEKSSSMPKRVKMGIPLVLGFSDKDKLGIIQPHDDALVVTLRIGGYDVKRVMIDQGSGAEIMYPDLYKGLNLKPENLTAYSSPLVSFEGKMVFLKGQIRLLVQTGPDVVEVDFIVVDAFSPYTAIMGRPWLHTLGAISFTLHQKIKYPSGG; this is encoded by the coding sequence ATGTCAGTATCTCGTTACCTAGCTGAGAAATCCAGCTCAATGCCTAAGAGAGTCAAGATGGGCATCCCACTGGTGTTAGGTTTTTCAGACAAGGACAAACTTGGAATCATacagccccatgatgatgctttaGTGGTTACACTTAGAATTGGTGGgtacgatgtgaaaagggtgatgattgacCAAGGCAGCGGAGCTGAaataatgtaccctgacttaTATAAGGGGCTAAATTTGAAACCTGAAAACTTAACAGCTTACAGTTCTCCTCTAGTGAGTTTTGAAGGTAAAATGGTCTTTCTGAAAGGTCAAATCAGATTACTTGTGCAGACCGGCCcagatgtggtggaggtggacttcattgttgTAGATGCTTTCTCTCCATACACGGCCATTATGGGCAGACCCTGGCTTCATACCTTGGGGGCCATCTCCTTTACTCTTCACCAAAAGATAAAGTACCCATCTGGAGGCTAG